AGATGTTCATAGGCTTCAGCAAGCTTGATAAAACTGTCTGGATCATTCTGTTTTTTGATTTCAGGCACATCCAGCAACAGGACAACACTTGAATAGTCTTTATAAATAGAGGCATAACGGGATAAAAATAGGCGGAATTCCGTATCATTTGAATTAACGCTTAATGCTTTTTGGCCATATTCCATACCCTGGCTGTAAAGACCATTCTCCAGATAGATTTTTGCTCTTAGTTTGTATACTTCATCAATTTTGGTGAAATCATCGGGGAATTGGTCGAGTAGGCGGTGAATATTTACATCACCGGCTGTTTTTACCGGGCTTTCATACTACGGATACTCCGGCCCAGGGGCCTGGGGTTGCGCGGATGGTTCCGCTTCGCTTCACCGGCTGGATTTCGCAGATGTGTTATTGGTAACCCGGTTAATGTATCCAGCTTATCGGAAGTATTTTATTCATCCGTAGACATCCAGCCGGCGAAGCCATCCGCGCAGTTTCCTGAAACATCTGTAGTACAGGCATCTGCGTAGCTCCCTGGAGCATACGTAGTATTACCGTTCATAATATTTTCCTCCTGAAATAATTTTTTCACAGCGTACATTTTTTCTCGTCGCTGTCAAGGTCAAGCCCTTCGGGTTCGGAGTACCGAAACCTATGACGGCTCCTGCGAAAAAATGTATGGAGTTTTTTTATTTCATTTCAGGAGGAAAATATTATGAAACATTACAAATCATCATTTCTTTACAAGGCTTTGTCTAACAAGGTGCTTGGTGCCTGTTTCAAGGTTCACAATGCTCTAGGGCCTGGTTTAATTGAATCGGCCTATCAGGGTGCTTTGGTTGCCGAGTTTAAGCGCTCAGGTATTGTTTGTGAGCTGCAAAAGGTTTTTCCTTTAACCTATGCTGGTGAATACGTTGGTACGTTTTTTGCCGACATTGTGGTGGCCAACACTATCATTCTTGAATTAAAGTCGGTGGCTGGTTTTACCAGCGGCATGGTTTCTCAAACCTTAAACTATCTTAAGCTTTCAAAGTTGCCGGTTGCCTATTTGCTCAATTTCCATGGGCAAAGGGTTGTTTGGCAACGCTTTGTTAATACCAAAGGCAGCTCTTAGGGCTGCCTTGGTAATTAATGTTTTGGACTTTCGAATAAGCCAATAATTTAATGAAATCAATATCAAGCTATATGTCTTAACAAAACAATAGTCGGATAAATGTGCAAACTATTTTTAAAACCGGTATTCTGGTCACCTAATATAAGATAAGCGTTTATTGGATTATAAGCGCATGTTACTCCCAATTTTAGCATTGATTTTTTTGAAAGGGAATAAAAAATTGAACATACGCCTCCTATGCCAAAATCCATGGATGTATAT
This genomic interval from Candidatus Delongbacteria bacterium contains the following:
- a CDS encoding GxxExxY protein, with protein sequence MKHYKSSFLYKALSNKVLGACFKVHNALGPGLIESAYQGALVAEFKRSGIVCELQKVFPLTYAGEYVGTFFADIVVANTIILELKSVAGFTSGMVSQTLNYLKLSKLPVAYLLNFHGQRVVWQRFVNTKGSS